The Brassica napus cultivar Da-Ae chromosome C7, Da-Ae, whole genome shotgun sequence genome has a segment encoding these proteins:
- the LOC106408784 gene encoding uncharacterized protein LOC106408784, whose translation MEDVTCFSCGMKGHYASSCPNKPIPATPLAIRAPLSCPAIEPAPKKQNLGGTIHVSGKPTHVLFDSGATHSFVTPEVAARFWDSSVVDRINVAVLTPADRILQANQCIKNVPLVIQGKEFVADLLVVPLEGYEIILGIDWLSSYGVQIDCGRGMMLFGRSKRPEMVYYGISPSMTVSLVATMRVQDLFQDGEVYLATLSVSGGATNVEVKVEGIKVVHEFEDIFAPLKELPPPQSNLFTVTLAPEAKPIAKAPYRMTPAELAELKKQLEDLLEKGFF comes from the exons ATGGAAGAtgtcacttgtttctcttgtgGTATGAAAGGCCATTATGCATCGTCATGTCCAAACAAGCCAATCCCTGCGACCCCTCTCGCGATCCGAGCTCCTCTTAGTTGTCCAGCAATTGAGCCAGCaccaaagaagcaaaacctAGGAG GAACCATACATGTTTCTGGCAAacccacacatgtattgttcgactcgggggcaacacatagttttgtgacccCTGAAGTAGCTGCCCGGTTTTGGGATTCTTCTGTGGTTGACAGGATAAATGTGGCAGTCTTGACCCCCGCAGACCGAATCCTTCAAGCAAATCAGTGTATCAAGAATGTTCCATTGGTCATTCAAGGCAAAGAGTTTGTGGCAGATCTGTTAGTCGTGCCTTTGGAAGGGTACGAAATAATCCTTGGAATAGATTGGTTATCGAGCTATGGAGTTCAGATCGACTGTGGAAGGGGAATGATGTTGTTTGGCAGAAGTAAACGACCAGAGATGGTATACTATGGAATCAGTCCTAGTATGACCGTGTCTTTGGTAGCAACAATGAGAgtacaagatttgtttcaagACGGGGAAGTGTATTTGGCAACTTTATCGGTTAGTGGAGGAGCCACTAATGTTGAAGTTAAGGTCGAAGGCATAAAAGTGGTCCATGAGTTTGAGGATATCTTTGCACCGCTAAAGGAATTACCTCCACCTCAGAGTAATCTCTTTACCGTTACTTTGGCGCCTGAAGCAAAACCTATAGCTAAGGCACCGTATCGGATGACACCTGCAGAGTTGGCTGAGCTCAAGAAACAGTTGGAGGATCTTTTGGAAAAAGGATTCTTCTGA
- the LOC125590418 gene encoding uncharacterized protein LOC125590418, protein MSLTVENCLVKRILVDNGSSGNIIFQAAYKDLGLEESALTRRITPLIGFSGEVKQTAREVTLPVYTKGINMSTKFLIVDCDSSYNMILGRPWIHGMGAVPSTLHQMSKPQVHHTEEPEVEEMDDVPLTKGDQTRHLKIGSKLAEGLRRRLIDFLMSNSNYFAWSHADMHGIDPKIIMHKLQVQYLEWLANVVVVKKKNGKWRVCIDFTDLNKSCPKDPFPLPYIDKLVDAIAGHQLMSFMDAF, encoded by the exons ATGTCGCTCACTGTAGAGAACTGCCTGGTGAAAAGGATACTGGTAGATAATGGAAGCTCcggcaacatcatcttccaggcCGCATACAAAGACCTGGGGCTGGAAGAAAGCGCTCTgactcggaggataaccccACTTATAGGGTTCAGCGGGGAAGTCAAACAAACCGCCAGAGAGGTGACCCTCCCCGTATACACCAAAGGAATCAACATGTCAACCAAGTTCCTCATTGTTGACTGCGACTCGTCCTACAATATGATCCTAGGACGGCCCTGGATTCACGGCATGGGAGCCGTCCCCTCGACTCTTCACCAGATG AGTAAGCCTCAGGTTCATCACACCGAGGAACCGGAGGTAGAGGAAATGGACGACGTGCCATTAACCAAAGGAGATCAGACCCGACATCTCAAGATCGGCTCCAAGCTGGCCGAAGGATTGAGGAGAAGACTGATAGACTTCCTCATGTCTAACTCCAACTACTTCGCTTGGTCCCACGCAGATATGCATGGGATCGATCCGAAAATCATCATGCACAAGCTGCAG GTGCAATATCTGGAATGGCTAGCCAACGTCGTCGTGGTCAAGAAAAAGAACGGGAAGTGGAGGGTCTGCATCgacttcacggacctcaacaagtCATGTCCAAAGGACCCATTCCCGCTACCTTATATCGACAAGCTGGTGGACGCCATCGCGGGGCATCAGCTGATGAGCTTCATGGACGCGTTCTAA